The following proteins come from a genomic window of Miscanthus floridulus cultivar M001 chromosome 2, ASM1932011v1, whole genome shotgun sequence:
- the LOC136525558 gene encoding uncharacterized protein isoform X2, translating into MAAARRQAAVLLLLLALAMGAGWAPGAGPRGCAAQGEAVVVASYGEGRLSLKPYDWTYLRVEFPPSFSSVTMDFAADIDLHREHLKGIPRSELAIICLMNSNPPIPDISDSYLDNLLSNSLPAGPFGISNIINQPNLVQCLPFQKNTMVVLTNDQISPGVWYIGYFHGLGPARTQSKMISRGKARVVSTRITVRGCPTSAFWGPYCNQTVDMIGCSQPSIDNNSRNLLDMNVERRNSLYTREHNRRINILSQPNHLIEQEVASNVTALVRMENSISCSISNDSLCIRQGDMKFYFLDVVNLALQFEITATNFGALGPSLICYLRYNAFPQRDLHDYSGDISHDPLVVKSPNIGRWYIAIESVNKTQMNVTASPPVVDTTCFSLKWQLTGCLNGKTGTNCSWEAYGLQRVPKGSPSVPFESYYVPTDERASLEDSHFYLEQFLSNSSHEQFAWTYFFLDIPQGSAGALIHVQLKSDKELNYELYLKYGGLPSNDTWDYYASRTSSSNGSVFFSLQNSTNSDMDLSIFYAKEGTWCFGVKHPSDTANSQTYMSVSLQGCHRNCNQKGVCHSSVDESGLTFYSFCTCDRDHGGFDCSDELVSPNGHIWQSVFLIASNAAAILPAFWALRQKNGFFTHLVEFPVHYTIHVMLAPGAFYLFVYCSFKESNAYCCVYPHGSFSCNWCDKICKYWNHYCHWFSWPAYGVAIGVLYSTKVYMLVPTN; encoded by the exons ATGGCCGCGGCGCGGCGGCAGGCGGCGGTGCTGTTGCTGTTGCTGGCGTTGGCGATGGGCGCGGGGTGGGCGCCGGGCGCGGGACCCCGGGGATGCGCCGCGCAgggggaggcggtggtggtggccagCTACGGGGAGGGCCGCCTCTCGCTCAAGCCTTACGACTGGACCTACCTGCGCG TTGAGTTCCCGCCGTCGTTCTCTTCTGTCACCATGGATTTCGCTGCTGACATAGACCTT CACAGGGAGCACCTGAAAGGCATTCCAAGAAGCGAGCTTGCTATTATCTGTTTGATGAATTCCAACCCTCCTATTCCTGATATATCTGATTCTTATCTGGACAATTTAT TATCAAACTCTCTCCCAGCTGGACCTTTTGGAATCAGCAATATAATTAATCAGCCAAATCTGGTGCAATGCTTACCATTTCAGAAAAACACAATGGTAGTGCTAACAAATGACCAG ATATCTCCCGGGGTATGGTACATTGGGTACTTTCATGGCCTTGGTCCTGCTCGCACGCAATCAAAGATG ATTAGCCGGGGAAAAGCACGCGTGGTGAGCACTCGCATTACTGTAAGAGGATGCCCCACTTCAGCATTTTGGGGACCATACTGCAACCAGACAGTTGACATGATTGGTTGTTCTCAACCTTCAATAGATAATAACTCAAGAaatcttctagatatgaatgttgagaggAGGAACAGTTTGTATACTAGAGAGCACAATAGGCGTATTAATATCTTATCACAGCCGAACCATTTAATAGAACAAGAAGTTGCATCTAACGTCACGGCCTTGGTGAGAATGGAAAACTCAATCAGTTGTTCCATTTCTAATGACTCATTATGCATCAGACAAGGCGACATGAAGTTCTACTTCTTGGATGTAGTCAACCTAGCATTGCAGTTTGAAATTACAGCTACAAATTTTGGAGCTCTAGGGCCATCCTTGATTTGCTACCTGCGGTATAATGCCTTTCCTCAAAGAGATCTGCATGACTATTCAGGTGATATCAGCCATGATCCCTTGGTTGTGAAGTCACCAAATATTGGGCGTTGGTATATTGCAATTGAGTCTGTCAACAAAACACAGATGAATGTTACAGCATCACCACCTGTTGTAGACACAACATGTTTCTCATTGAAGTGGCAATTAACTGGATGCTTGAATGGAAAAACTGGAACCAATTGCTCTTGGGAGGCATATGGGCTCCAG AGGGTTCCTAAGGGAAGTCCTTCTGTCCCTTTTGAGTCATATTATGTTCCTACTGATGAAAGAGCATCACTGGAAGATAGCCACTTCTACTTGGAACAATTTTTAAGCAACTCGTCCCATGAGCAGTTTGCATGGACATATTTCTTTTTGGATATTCCTCAAGGTTCAGCAGGTGCACTTATCCATGTCCAGCTGAAGTCAGATAAAGAATTGAACTACGAGTTGTACTTGAAATATGGTGGCTTACCATCTAATGATACTTGGGATTATTATGCCAGTAGGACAAGCAGCAGTAATGGTTCAGTATTTTTTTCATTACAGAATTCCACGAATTCAGACATGGATCTATCAATTTTTTATGCTAAAGAGGGAACTTGGTGCTTTGGGGTGAAGCATCCAAGTGATACAGCAAATTCTCAGACATACATGTCTGTATCTCTTCAGGGATGCCATAGAAACTGCAATCAGAAAGGTGTATGCCATTCCTCAGTTGATGAAAGTGGGCTGACTTTCTACAG CTTCTGCACATGTGATCGTGATCATGGTGGGTTTGATTGCAGCGATGAGCTAGTTTCCCCTAATG GGCACATTTGGCAGTCTGTTTTTCTAATCGCATCAAATGCTGCAGCTATTTTACCTGCCTTCTGGGCCCTCCGACAAAAG AATGGATTCTTTACACATCTAGTGGAATTTCCAGTGCATTATACCATTCATGTGATGTTGGCACCTGGTGCATTCTATCTTTTCGTGTATTGCAG CTTCAAAGAGAGCAATGCATACTGCTGTGTTTATCCTC
- the LOC136525558 gene encoding uncharacterized protein isoform X4, whose translation MAAARRQAAVLLLLLALAMGAGWAPGAGPRGCAAQGEAVVVASYGEGRLSLKPYDWTYLRVEFPPSFSSVTMDFAADIDLHREHLKGIPRSELAIICLMNSNPPIPDISDSYLDNLLSNSLPAGPFGISNIINQPNLVQCLPFQKNTMVVLTNDQISPGVWYIGYFHGLGPARTQSKMISRGKARVVSTRITVRGCPTSAFWGPYCNQTVDMIGCSQPSIDNNSRNLLDMNVERRNSLYTREHNRRINILSQPNHLIEQEVASNVTALVRMENSISCSISNDSLCIRQGDMKFYFLDVVNLALQFEITATNFGALGPSLICYLRYNAFPQRDLHDYSGDISHDPLVVKSPNIGRWYIAIESVNKTQMNVTASPPVVDTTCFSLKWQLTGCLNGKTGTNCSWEAYGLQRVPKGSPSVPFESYYVPTDERASLEDSHFYLEQFLSNSSHEQFAWTYFFLDIPQGSAGALIHVQLKSDKELNYELYLKYGGLPSNDTWDYYASRTSSSNGSVFFSLQNSTNSDMDLSIFYAKEGTWCFGVKHPSDTANSQTYMSVSLQGCHRNCNQKGVCHSSVDESGLTFYSFCTCDRDHGGFDCSDELVSPNGHIWQSVFLIASNAAAILPAFWALRQKNGFFTHLVEFPVHYTIHVMLAPGAFYLFVYCSFWTSGFPSWLSWVRSYIWLQLMKLQREQCILLCLSSRLF comes from the exons ATGGCCGCGGCGCGGCGGCAGGCGGCGGTGCTGTTGCTGTTGCTGGCGTTGGCGATGGGCGCGGGGTGGGCGCCGGGCGCGGGACCCCGGGGATGCGCCGCGCAgggggaggcggtggtggtggccagCTACGGGGAGGGCCGCCTCTCGCTCAAGCCTTACGACTGGACCTACCTGCGCG TTGAGTTCCCGCCGTCGTTCTCTTCTGTCACCATGGATTTCGCTGCTGACATAGACCTT CACAGGGAGCACCTGAAAGGCATTCCAAGAAGCGAGCTTGCTATTATCTGTTTGATGAATTCCAACCCTCCTATTCCTGATATATCTGATTCTTATCTGGACAATTTAT TATCAAACTCTCTCCCAGCTGGACCTTTTGGAATCAGCAATATAATTAATCAGCCAAATCTGGTGCAATGCTTACCATTTCAGAAAAACACAATGGTAGTGCTAACAAATGACCAG ATATCTCCCGGGGTATGGTACATTGGGTACTTTCATGGCCTTGGTCCTGCTCGCACGCAATCAAAGATG ATTAGCCGGGGAAAAGCACGCGTGGTGAGCACTCGCATTACTGTAAGAGGATGCCCCACTTCAGCATTTTGGGGACCATACTGCAACCAGACAGTTGACATGATTGGTTGTTCTCAACCTTCAATAGATAATAACTCAAGAaatcttctagatatgaatgttgagaggAGGAACAGTTTGTATACTAGAGAGCACAATAGGCGTATTAATATCTTATCACAGCCGAACCATTTAATAGAACAAGAAGTTGCATCTAACGTCACGGCCTTGGTGAGAATGGAAAACTCAATCAGTTGTTCCATTTCTAATGACTCATTATGCATCAGACAAGGCGACATGAAGTTCTACTTCTTGGATGTAGTCAACCTAGCATTGCAGTTTGAAATTACAGCTACAAATTTTGGAGCTCTAGGGCCATCCTTGATTTGCTACCTGCGGTATAATGCCTTTCCTCAAAGAGATCTGCATGACTATTCAGGTGATATCAGCCATGATCCCTTGGTTGTGAAGTCACCAAATATTGGGCGTTGGTATATTGCAATTGAGTCTGTCAACAAAACACAGATGAATGTTACAGCATCACCACCTGTTGTAGACACAACATGTTTCTCATTGAAGTGGCAATTAACTGGATGCTTGAATGGAAAAACTGGAACCAATTGCTCTTGGGAGGCATATGGGCTCCAG AGGGTTCCTAAGGGAAGTCCTTCTGTCCCTTTTGAGTCATATTATGTTCCTACTGATGAAAGAGCATCACTGGAAGATAGCCACTTCTACTTGGAACAATTTTTAAGCAACTCGTCCCATGAGCAGTTTGCATGGACATATTTCTTTTTGGATATTCCTCAAGGTTCAGCAGGTGCACTTATCCATGTCCAGCTGAAGTCAGATAAAGAATTGAACTACGAGTTGTACTTGAAATATGGTGGCTTACCATCTAATGATACTTGGGATTATTATGCCAGTAGGACAAGCAGCAGTAATGGTTCAGTATTTTTTTCATTACAGAATTCCACGAATTCAGACATGGATCTATCAATTTTTTATGCTAAAGAGGGAACTTGGTGCTTTGGGGTGAAGCATCCAAGTGATACAGCAAATTCTCAGACATACATGTCTGTATCTCTTCAGGGATGCCATAGAAACTGCAATCAGAAAGGTGTATGCCATTCCTCAGTTGATGAAAGTGGGCTGACTTTCTACAG CTTCTGCACATGTGATCGTGATCATGGTGGGTTTGATTGCAGCGATGAGCTAGTTTCCCCTAATG GGCACATTTGGCAGTCTGTTTTTCTAATCGCATCAAATGCTGCAGCTATTTTACCTGCCTTCTGGGCCCTCCGACAAAAG AATGGATTCTTTACACATCTAGTGGAATTTCCAGTGCATTATACCATTCATGTGATGTTGGCACCTGGTGCATTCTATCTTTTCGTGTATTGCAG TTTTTGGACTTCTGGCTTTCCTTCATGGCTGTCGTGGGTACGTTCATATATATGGCTACAATTGATGAAGCTTCAAAGAGAGCAATGCATACTGCTGTGTTTATCCTC